In a genomic window of Meleagris gallopavo isolate NT-WF06-2002-E0010 breed Aviagen turkey brand Nicholas breeding stock chromosome 1, Turkey_5.1, whole genome shotgun sequence:
- the LOC104917558 gene encoding neurobeachin-like has protein sequence MSSGGLMRQCLRLVCCVAVRNCLECRQRQRERVNKTSLISSKAQDVLQSVTASATTKTPLENVPGNLSPIKDPDRLLQDVDINRLRAVVFRDVDDSKQAQFLALAVVYFISVLMVSKYRDILEPQRETARSGSQAGRNIRQEINSPTSTVVVIPSIPHPSLNHGFLAKLIPEQSFAHSFYKGNINIIS, from the exons ATGTCTTCTGGAGGTCTAATGCGACAGTGCCTGAGGCTGG TTTGTTGCGTGGCTGTGAGAAACTGTTTAGAGTGTCGgcaaaggcagagagagagagtaaACAAGACTTCATTAATCAGCAGTAAAGCTCAGGATGTTCTTCAGAGTGTAACTGCTTCAGCAACAACCAAG ACTCCCCTTGAAAACGTCCCTGGCAATCTTTCTCCCATAAAAGACCCTGATCGGCTTCTTCAGGATGTTGATATCAATCGTCTACGAGCAGTTGTTTTTCGTGATGTG GACGACAGCAAACAGGCTCAGTTCTTAGCTTTGGCAGTAGTCTactttatttcagttctgatgGTCTCCAAATACCGTGATATACTAGAACCACAACGAGAAACAGCAAGATCTGGGAGCCAGGCAGGTAGAAATATCAGACAAGAAATAAATTCACCAACAAGTACAG TTGTGGTCATACCATCTATCCCTCACCCAAGTTTGAACCATGGATTCCTTGCCAAGTTAATTCCTGAGCAGAGCTTTGCCCACTCATTTTACAAAGGTAATATTAACATCATCTCCTAA